The Marinomonas maritima genome segment AAGCGACATGCCCGCAATCCACACCGCCAAGGCTTTAGGAATGCCTAAGAAGCCCATAGCGAGCGTTAGAAAGTGCGCCCCAACCAAGATAAAACCGATCATGCAGGAGCTTTTTACCGCGCCTAATAAACTTTCCATAAAGCTATGACGGCTCAGCGAGCCAGTACAAGCGGCAAGGATCAACGCGCCGGTTACGCCAATTGCGGCGGCTTCGGTCGGTGTGGTAATCCCTCCGTAAATAGAGCCCAAGACAAAACCAATCAATCCAACCACGGGCAAGAGTTTACGCAAGCCTTTGATACGTGCAGACCAGCTAGTTTCATGTCCTGTTGTTTTGGGCAATTCGTCTTTGTGTAGATGACCCCAAATCATGGTGAAGCCCATAAACAGTGTCACTAAAAGTAAGCCCGGTAGCGCACCAGCGATAAACAAGCGAGCGATAGACACTTCAGCGGCAACGCCATACACAATCAAGATGATTGACGGCGGTATGAGTAATCCTAACGTTCCCGATCCAGCCAACGTGCCGATGGCCATACGATCACTGTAACCTTGCTTACGAAGTTCGGGCAAGGTCATGCGTCCAATCGTCGCGGCAGTGGCCGCAGAGGAGCCAGACACCGCTGCAAAAATACCGCAGCTAAGAATATTCACGTGCAACAATTTACCCGGTACATTCCCCAACCAAGGTGACAAACCTTTGAATAAATCTTCTGACAGACGGGTCCTAAAAAGCACTTCCCCCATCCAAATGAATAACGGTAACGCTGTCAGCGACCACGCCGTACTGGCGCCCCAACTAGACGTCGCAAAGAGCAAATCGACTTGATAATTTTCAGAAAGAATTAAGCCTAAACCGCCAATCGCGATAAGGGTAAACGAGACCCAAACCCCAAGAGATAAAAGAGCGAGCATGGCAAATGCCAGCAGGATAGAAATCCACATCATATCCATTAGATTTCCTCCAAAGACAGCGCGTCTTCTTGTTCACTGTAAGTCGGTTTTTTGCCACGAAGTACCATGACGAGTGCATCTAAAATAGCGAGAGTGAGAGCGATCACCCCAATAGCAACGGGCATTTGTGGTATCCACAGTGGAACAGGGACGTAGCCGTAAGAGACTTCGTCATAAATATAAGATTCGTACACCATATAAGAACAAGCGTAAGACAAGTAACACAGCAATCCGAGAGACAATAGGAGGATAATACCTTCCTGTATTTTACGAGGCACAGGTGAGAAGCGTTGTATCAGCAGAGTGACACGAATATGCCCACCTTCACGGAAGGTATAAGCCAGCCCTAAAAAGGTAGAGGATGCCAGAGCATAGCCTGCAAAATCCTCTGCAGACGGCACAATGAAACCGAATAAGCGGCCAACGATTTGTGCTAACAATAACAAGGTGATGATGACGATACACAAACCGGACAACAGGCCAGAGCATTGGTAAAGTTTTTCTTTTATTTGGCTCATAGTGTTCACTTTTTGAAGAGAATTGAGGCAGGTTTATGGAACCCCTCCCAACCTCCCCCTTGTCAGGGGGAGGAGCTTAGTGCTTTGCCTCCACCTTTCATATTTCAAAGGGTCAGGCTTTAGTACTTGCCCCCTTCCCTTATGTCTTGGAAGGAGAGGGCTAGGGAGGGGTTGTTCTCTTTACATTCCGTTCTGGTAACGAGACAAAATCGCGCCGACGTCTTTAGGCGCTTCTGCTTTCCATTCTTCTGTCATGGTTTTACCAATGGCTTGCAGCTCTTTTAGCAACGCAGGAGAAGGATCTGATGCCATGATGCCGTTTTCAATCAAGGTTGCTTTGTCTTTCGCTGCACGTGCCGCCACTTTGGTCCAACCTGCTGCTTCTGCGTGTTTTGCTGCATCCAGTATGACTTGCTGAGTGGCTTTATCTAAACGACGAAAAGAGCGTTTGTTCACCACAACGATGTTTTTCGGAATCCAAGCTTGGATATCCGTGTAGTTATTAACATAATCCCATGCTTGGCTGTCGACACCAGTAGACGGTGACGTGATCATTGCTTGAATGATGCCTGTGCTAAACGCTTGAGGAATGTCTGGCACTTGAATTGTTGTTGGCGTCGTCCCCATCAAGTCCGCAAGGCGTGATGTGGATGGGCTGTAAGCACGCATTTTCGTGCCTGCTAAATCGGCTAAGGTATTAACGGGCTCTTTGCTGTAAAGGCTTTGGGCTGGCCACGCTACGGCGTAAAGTAGCATCATGCCGTCTTTATCCAGTTGTTTTGACACTTCTGGTTTAGCGGCTTCCCACAGTCTTTTTGCGTCTTCAAAAGACGTGGCTAGAAAGGGAATGTTGTCATGTTTATAAACAGGGTTTTCATTGCCTAGAATACCAAGAAACACTTCACCTATTTGTACTTGTCCTGATTTAACAGAGCGAGGAATTTCAGTGTGTTTGACCAATGAACCACCGGAGTGAACCGTAATATCAAGTTCACCTTTGGTGTTGTCTTTGATTTCTTGAGCAAAAGTATAAGCGATTTGAGTTGGCAGATTGCCGTCTCCGTAAGGCGTTGGCATATGCCATTTCTCTGCAAAGCTGGCAGTAGACGCAAGCCCACCAATAAGTAACGCGCTGGTTAATTTCAACATAGTTCTCGTTCCTTTTTTACATGTCGTTGTTGTTATGTATTACACAGTTTTAAGCCCTGTGTGGAGGCACTGTTCTTTCGCTTTTTATCCACTAAAGAACAGCGAGATCGGTATCTAAAATATCTGTCACAAGCATTTTGCCTGGAGCATGCGTAATGCAAATCGGGGGTTTAGCGTTACGGATTGCCACTTGCGGCGTAACCCCACACGCCCAAAA includes the following:
- a CDS encoding TRAP transporter small permease, which gives rise to MSQIKEKLYQCSGLLSGLCIVIITLLLLAQIVGRLFGFIVPSAEDFAGYALASSTFLGLAYTFREGGHIRVTLLIQRFSPVPRKIQEGIILLLSLGLLCYLSYACSYMVYESYIYDEVSYGYVPVPLWIPQMPVAIGVIALTLAILDALVMVLRGKKPTYSEQEDALSLEEI
- a CDS encoding TRAP transporter substrate-binding protein; translated protein: MLKLTSALLIGGLASTASFAEKWHMPTPYGDGNLPTQIAYTFAQEIKDNTKGELDITVHSGGSLVKHTEIPRSVKSGQVQIGEVFLGILGNENPVYKHDNIPFLATSFEDAKRLWEAAKPEVSKQLDKDGMMLLYAVAWPAQSLYSKEPVNTLADLAGTKMRAYSPSTSRLADLMGTTPTTIQVPDIPQAFSTGIIQAMITSPSTGVDSQAWDYVNNYTDIQAWIPKNIVVVNKRSFRRLDKATQQVILDAAKHAEAAGWTKVAARAAKDKATLIENGIMASDPSPALLKELQAIGKTMTEEWKAEAPKDVGAILSRYQNGM
- a CDS encoding TRAP transporter large permease, encoding MDMMWISILLAFAMLALLSLGVWVSFTLIAIGGLGLILSENYQVDLLFATSSWGASTAWSLTALPLFIWMGEVLFRTRLSEDLFKGLSPWLGNVPGKLLHVNILSCGIFAAVSGSSAATAATIGRMTLPELRKQGYSDRMAIGTLAGSGTLGLLIPPSIILIVYGVAAEVSIARLFIAGALPGLLLVTLFMGFTMIWGHLHKDELPKTTGHETSWSARIKGLRKLLPVVGLIGFVLGSIYGGITTPTEAAAIGVTGALILAACTGSLSRHSFMESLLGAVKSSCMIGFILVGAHFLTLAMGFLGIPKALAVWIAGMSLSPMELILYLTVLFVILGCFLDGISVVVLTVAVILPMVQAANIDLLWFGIFIVLVVEMSQITPPVGFNLFVIQALTGKNILYVAKAALPFFLLIGVAILLISIFPEIVTYLPTTMSQN